A single genomic interval of Thermosipho japonicus harbors:
- a CDS encoding ferredoxin has translation MKVRVDEATCIGCGVCENLCPDVFKVGDDMKAKVLQAETDLDCAKDAADSCPTSAITVEE, from the coding sequence GTGAAAGTAAGAGTTGACGAAGCAACATGCATCGGATGTGGCGTATGTGAAAACCTTTGTCCAGATGTCTTCAAAGTTGGAGACGATATGAAAGCAAAAGTTCTCCAAGCAGAAACAGATTTAGATTGTGCTAAAGATGCAGCTGACAGCTGTCCAACCTCTGCAATTACAGTAGAAGAATAA
- the dnaA gene encoding chromosomal replication initiator protein DnaA, which yields MKDNILSALKEKISRQNWESWFLDFNVKKIEDKHVVFEVGNIFIKDRLEQKFSKIISKVVKEVLGKDATFEIVYKEIDITQKNEEKGPLVRKRPLLITPLNPKYTFENFVVGNFNRFAYNVFLEASKKPGYYNPIFLYSGVGLGKTHLAQALGNYLLENDPDLKVAYLTSEDFMNEMFYAIKNGTTEEFREKYRKKADILIIDDIQFLIGIKSAQVELFHTFNAIHEAGKQIIICSDRTPQELKDFHSRMISRFQMGLLVKIENPTKEDLFKIGKKISKLKGVEINDEIIDYISSIYDNPRLIHGAILKLIAYKNLYGSLNLSIAQSILTNPSKPPKALEEKLIEILSDIFECSPEEILSSKRTKNISYARKVGMYYAAKKLNLSTRDVGKVFNKSHSSVVQNINQVEKLIKEGNIIIKNYLKQIDKATKNFAQGESI from the coding sequence ATGAAAGATAATATACTTTCAGCACTAAAAGAAAAAATCAGCCGCCAAAACTGGGAAAGTTGGTTTTTAGATTTTAACGTTAAAAAAATTGAAGATAAACATGTTGTTTTTGAAGTCGGCAATATATTTATAAAAGACCGACTTGAGCAAAAATTCAGCAAAATTATTTCAAAAGTAGTTAAAGAAGTTCTTGGAAAAGATGCTACTTTCGAAATAGTTTATAAAGAAATTGATATTACCCAAAAAAATGAAGAAAAAGGTCCTTTAGTTAGAAAAAGACCTTTACTTATAACCCCACTAAATCCGAAATATACATTCGAAAATTTTGTAGTGGGAAACTTTAATAGATTTGCATATAACGTTTTTCTTGAAGCTAGTAAAAAACCTGGTTACTACAATCCTATATTTTTGTACAGTGGTGTGGGGCTTGGAAAAACACATCTTGCTCAAGCACTTGGAAATTATCTTTTGGAAAACGACCCAGATCTTAAAGTTGCATACCTTACCAGTGAAGATTTTATGAATGAAATGTTCTACGCAATTAAAAATGGAACAACAGAAGAATTTAGAGAAAAATACAGAAAAAAAGCTGACATATTGATAATTGACGACATTCAATTCTTGATCGGTATAAAATCAGCACAAGTTGAACTTTTCCATACATTTAATGCAATACATGAGGCCGGAAAACAAATTATTATATGTTCAGATAGAACTCCTCAAGAATTAAAAGATTTTCATTCAAGAATGATTTCAAGATTTCAAATGGGATTGTTAGTTAAAATTGAAAATCCTACTAAAGAAGACTTATTTAAAATTGGGAAAAAAATTAGTAAGCTTAAAGGTGTGGAAATAAACGATGAAATTATAGATTACATTAGCTCCATTTATGACAATCCAAGATTAATTCATGGTGCAATTTTAAAATTAATTGCTTACAAAAATCTATATGGTTCTTTAAATCTATCTATAGCACAAAGTATTTTAACAAACCCATCCAAACCGCCAAAAGCTTTAGAAGAAAAACTTATTGAAATTTTAAGTGATATTTTTGAATGTTCACCTGAAGAAATTCTTTCAAGCAAAAGAACAAAAAATATTTCGTATGCTAGAAAAGTTGGGATGTACTATGCAGCAAAAAAATTAAACCTTTCGACACGTGACGTTGGAAAAGTTTTTAACAAGTCACACTCGTCAGTCGTACAAAATATAAATCAAGTAGAAAAGCTAATAAAAGAAGGAAATATCATAATAAAAAATTATCTAAAACAGATAGATAAAGCAACAAAAAACTTTGCACAAGGTGAAAGTATATGA
- a CDS encoding M55 family metallopeptidase, translating to MKIYVSIDFEGLGGVTQWSDVEYGVKFKQNYLMEQLKAFLRATDGNYVLLVDSHAMGDNVLWEITKEFENVELISGGLRKNYMMSELDESFDRVVFFGYHAGVGTRYAVMDHSYSSSSVYNIWINGQKMNEALINAAYAGLYNVPVAMIVGDDKLKGQVFDDVFFVETKESLGRFSAKHKSMKKVLKEIEETTRRMLRVPREKFKVYKFDTPIELVVEFTDTARADLVEMLPLVERIDGRSVKLVHEDYQVVFDAILSMAFMCSIIKYIGR from the coding sequence ATGAAAATATATGTTTCTATTGATTTTGAGGGATTGGGTGGTGTTACTCAATGGTCCGATGTTGAATACGGCGTTAAATTCAAACAAAATTATTTGATGGAACAATTAAAGGCTTTTTTAAGGGCAACTGATGGAAACTATGTTTTATTAGTTGATTCACATGCTATGGGAGATAATGTATTGTGGGAAATTACAAAAGAATTTGAAAATGTAGAATTAATTTCAGGCGGACTAAGGAAAAATTATATGATGAGTGAACTTGATGAATCATTTGATAGAGTAGTATTTTTTGGATATCATGCTGGTGTTGGAACAAGATATGCGGTTATGGATCATTCTTATTCTTCATCATCTGTATATAACATATGGATAAATGGTCAAAAAATGAATGAAGCTCTCATTAACGCAGCTTATGCTGGACTTTACAATGTTCCAGTTGCAATGATAGTTGGTGATGATAAATTAAAAGGTCAAGTTTTTGATGATGTTTTTTTTGTCGAAACTAAAGAATCTTTAGGAAGATTTTCAGCAAAGCATAAATCTATGAAGAAAGTTTTAAAAGAAATAGAAGAAACAACTAGGAGGATGTTACGAGTTCCAAGAGAAAAATTCAAGGTCTATAAATTTGACACACCAATTGAGTTAGTTGTTGAATTTACTGACACTGCAAGAGCGGATTTGGTTGAGATGTTACCGCTTGTTGAAAGAATTGATGGAAGAAGTGTGAAGTTAGTTCATGAAGACTATCAAGTAGTATTTGATGCAATTTTAAGTATGGCATTTATGTGTTCGATTATAAAATACATTGGGAGGTGA
- a CDS encoding BMP family lipoprotein encodes MKKLLIVFLSILFVVSAFSFKAIMVTDTGGLGDKSFNDGTWAGVKRAAAELGIDAQVIQSYEQADYVSNLTKAAQEIQKEPDGGIVYAVGFMMTDALFEVAQQFPDVYFAGIDIAPSSDNVPPNVICFLFKEQESAFLVGYIAAATTRANKVGFIGGIPIPPVERFRYGFETGVKVFNDLHGTNVQIIKGYTNQFSDPKKGKDLALSQFAEGVDIIFHASGACGNGVIEAAKEKMVSLVGKDDLKSILEYAFEKGGYFAMGVDVDQDYMAPGVVLASAMKGVDTASYLGVKWAYEGNWTPGIHKLGLAENGVRMSPMKYTKGLVENRTLAELAYLVTLIKKGILTVPETEEALKSFRTPNIVFPF; translated from the coding sequence ATGAAAAAGTTACTTATTGTCTTTTTGTCGATATTATTTGTAGTAAGTGCATTTTCTTTCAAAGCTATCATGGTTACCGATACTGGTGGTCTTGGTGACAAATCTTTTAATGATGGAACTTGGGCCGGGGTTAAAAGAGCTGCAGCTGAACTTGGAATTGATGCTCAAGTAATTCAATCTTATGAACAAGCAGACTATGTTTCAAACCTTACAAAAGCTGCACAAGAAATTCAAAAAGAACCAGATGGTGGAATCGTATACGCAGTTGGATTTATGATGACAGACGCTTTATTTGAAGTTGCACAACAATTTCCTGATGTCTATTTTGCAGGTATAGATATTGCTCCATCCTCTGATAATGTTCCACCTAACGTAATTTGCTTCCTATTTAAAGAACAAGAATCTGCATTTCTTGTAGGTTACATTGCAGCTGCAACCACAAGAGCTAATAAAGTTGGATTTATTGGTGGAATCCCGATTCCTCCAGTTGAAAGATTTAGATACGGTTTTGAAACTGGTGTAAAAGTATTTAACGATCTTCATGGTACAAATGTCCAAATAATTAAAGGATATACTAACCAATTTAGTGATCCAAAAAAAGGTAAAGATCTTGCTCTTTCTCAATTTGCAGAAGGTGTAGATATAATATTCCACGCAAGTGGTGCTTGCGGAAATGGTGTTATTGAAGCAGCAAAGGAAAAAATGGTTTCATTAGTTGGAAAAGACGATTTGAAATCCATTTTAGAATACGCATTTGAAAAAGGTGGATACTTTGCAATGGGTGTAGATGTTGATCAAGATTATATGGCTCCTGGTGTTGTTCTTGCAAGTGCAATGAAGGGTGTAGACACCGCATCTTATCTTGGTGTAAAATGGGCATACGAAGGAAACTGGACACCTGGAATTCACAAACTTGGTCTTGCTGAAAATGGTGTAAGAATGAGCCCAATGAAGTATACAAAAGGACTTGTTGAAAATAGAACATTAGCAGAACTTGCATACCTTGTTACTTTGATTAAAAAAGGTATTCTTACCGTTCCAGAAACAGAGGAAGCTTTAAAATCCTTTAGAACACCAAATATTGTATTCCCATTCTAA